A window of Ranitomeya variabilis isolate aRanVar5 chromosome 2, aRanVar5.hap1, whole genome shotgun sequence contains these coding sequences:
- the LOC143803666 gene encoding uncharacterized protein LOC143803666, which yields MSTEDQGSRIQILLSGGEDEETEDQGSRIQILFSGGEDEETEDQGSRIQILFSGGEDEEMEDPGSRIQILFSGGEDEETEDQGSRIQILFSGGEDEEMEDPGSMIQILFSGGEDEETEDPGSRIQILFSGGEDEEMEDPGSRIQILFSGGKDEETEDQGSRIQILFSGGEDEETEDQGSRIQILFSGGEDEEMEDPGSRIQILFSGGKDEETEDQGSKIQILFSGGEDKETEDPGSRIQILFSGGEDEETEDPGSRIQKRRTQDRGYRFSFQEVKRKKRRTQDRGYRFSFQEVKTRKRRTQDRGYRFSFQEVKTRKWRTQDRGYRFSFQEVKTRKRKTQDRGYRFFF from the coding sequence ATGAGTACAGAGGACCAAGGATCGAGGATACAGATTCTCCTTTCAGGAGGTGAAGACGAGGAAACGGAGGACCAAGGATCGAGGATACAGATTCTCTTTTCAGGAGGTGAAGATGAGGAAACGGAGGACCAAGGATCGAGGATACAGATTCTCTTTTCAGGAGGTGAAGACGAGGAAATGGAGGATCCAGGATCGAGGATACAGATTCTCTTTTCAGGAGGTGAAGATGAGGAAACGGAGGACCAAGGATCGAGGATACAGATTCTCTTTTCAGGAGGTGAAGACGAGGAAATGGAGGATCCAGGATCGATGATACAGATTCTCTTTTCAGGAGGTGAAGATGAGGAAACGGAGGACCCAGGATCGAGGATACAGATTCTCTTTTCAGGAGGTGAAGACGAGGAAATGGAGGATCCAGGATCGAGGATACAGATTCTCTTTTCAGGAGGTAAAGATGAGGAAACGGAGGACCAAGGATCGAGGATACAGATTCTCTTTTCAGGAGGTGAAGATGAGGAAACGGAGGACCAAGGATCGAGGATACAGATTCTCTTTTCAGGAGGTGAAGACGAGGAAATGGAGGATCCAGGATCGAGGATACAGATTCTCTTTTCAGGAGGTAAAGATGAGGAAACGGAGGACCAAGGATCGAAGATACAGATTCTCTTTTCAGGAGGTGAAGACAAGGAAACGGAGGACCCAGGATCGAGGATACAGATTCTCTTTTCAGGAGGTGAAGACGAAGAAACGGAGGACCCAGGATCGAGGATACAGAAACGGAGGACCCAGGATCGAGGATACAGATTCTCTTTTCAGGAGGTGaagagaaagaaacggaggacccaGGATCGCGGATACAGATTCTCTTTTCAGGAGGTGAAGACGAGGAAACGGAGGACCCAGGATCGAGGATACAGATTCTCTTTTCAGGAGGTGAAGACGAGGAAGTGGAGGACTCAGGATCGAGGATACAGATTCTCTTTTCAGGAGGTGAAGACGAGGAAACGGAAGACCCAGGATCGAGGATACAGATTCTTTTTTTAG